From Sander vitreus isolate 19-12246 unplaced genomic scaffold, sanVit1 ctg154_0, whole genome shotgun sequence:
aaagtttgaaaataacAACATCCTACCtgttcatgtgtgtttgtaggtgTTTACCAGGTGTAGAACTACAAACTCCTCCACAAGTAGATGAACGAGGACGAGCTAGTTAGGACGAAGGTTTCTGGAAACTTCCTGCTGCATCTCAGTCAGCAACATATTCCCAACATACTGACACAGACTGAGCTGGGAAATTAAACACAGTTGTTTATATGTATGTCTTTATGAGAcaacaacattataacattaacaataatatgtatttatagGAAGTCTAatgtcaaatgtcaaaaaagtttaATCTGAAATCCCATGTTTTGCTATCCAGGAACAGGTATTCcatgttacatgttacatgttttTCAAAGAAAATTGGATTGAATCACACTTATCCAGATACAAATGTTTCAATATTACCAAATCCTACATATAACAACGTAAACTATTAACTATGTAAAGAACCAGAGGTAGAATAGCCAGCATGGGGTCACcttaagtgtttttatttaaagagatAGAAAACATCTCCTtccattttctatttcttttcttcttttaaacagTCTGACCCACAACAAACTCATGGAAACAAACACATGTTTATCATTCACAAATACAGTGTCATATATTTAGCACATCTgtttcaaatcataacagaccaAATGTCCAATAGAAACCACCGGGAGCGTGCAACATAATACTGGCCTGTATTGTCCCCACAACATCTCCACCTCTGGCTGTCTGTCAGACTGACTGGCTGTTAGccggacgataaattgtcccagaaattattgcgattaacgataatattgtcgttccgaTACCactttcatctaatataatgataatggcataataatgcaggtacaccttttcaaaagatcaatacacttttatttctaaagaatatttaacactggaactggaagacattttaaaaatccacgatatgtctttgatctcctttagtaCGTCGTCTTTCACGttgttgtacagttgtggaattgccgtttgtgacacgtatgttctcccaggTAATTCCTACTGGCTGTCagatgtttgcagcattcctcgagcgtttgtgcgatagactacagactctgtactacatttaacaattatttattaaacacaaaatattaaattttaataataatatataattaataaatgatatctatgtatatctatgtggctatctgccCGCCTCCCaacacaaagaccatgcgactgacaagagggttcactcgTTGTTCATGCTGAAACTCTGGGGCCTCAACTCCTTCATGGAGATAAAACAGGACTGAGGGCCTGAGATTATTTAACAGTACACAGACGATATAAAGAGAGTTGGAGGAACTGGGAGGGTTGGTTGTGAAGGTCCACTCCAGTGTGATGTCGTGGTTCTCCTCTGCCTGATAGGAGGTCTGGGTCACATTCACTACAAATGTTCCTGttgaggagacagagagggaaagcaAGGGCGTCACTTTgatttgaaatgtgctggggacagagacgcattcattttttttttctctttcgtgcatgtcatgttttgaaagacgctgtcctgtagcttactaatgtaaatgaataaaaagttttcaaaaagcattagacatactgtatgacCCACTATGTTCTGCTCCATGTATCCATGTCAAAGCAACAAGTTCCATTTGGGAAACACGTGCCAAACACCCCTCCCCCAACCTAGAACTTATCCCAATGTTACAGTTGCTGCAGTGTTGTGAACAGAGAAGCGTGtagccagcgcagcagcagagcgGCTGTATCTGTGCTGCCCTGTGGGGAAAGAGATTTTGGTGGATTTGTTGGcatctgtcgctcaagaattatatgtgttatgaacttcattttttttaactaaattgaactcgaggttttcaaaaaaaagtgGTACGAgtacccaccgtccccaccgaaatCAACGCCTATGAGGAAAAGTGAggagcagacacactgacaactTTAAACTCCATCTCCACATGTTTCTGTGGACACTTTAGTGATTCTTTGTTTAGTGTTAGTGGATAATAAAGTGAAGCTGTAAACTAACCAGAGACACAGGAGGTCAGGATGATGAGCAGCAGGATGCTGCAGATCATCTTCTCCCtgtgagaggagacagaggtgaAGAGTCACAAACACATGAGCTCAGAGTTCACTTAttacaggacagagagaggacataTACAGTCTGTTTACTCAGTTGTTACAACACATGACTGTTCTGTTGTTTCATTGATGAGAGAAACCTGAATTTAAGATTTAATCATAAAGCTGCATCatcacaaaatgtgaaaaagtttgaaaataacAACATCCTACCtgttcatgtgtgtttgtaggtgTTTACCAGGTGTAGAACTACAAACTCCTCCACAAGTGGATGAACGAGGACGAGCTAGTTAGGACGAAGGTTTCTGGAAACTTCCTGCTGCATCTCAGTCAGCAACATATTCCCAACATACTGACACAGACTGAGCTGGGAAATTAAACACAGTTGTTTATATGTATGTCTTTATGAGAcaacaacattataacattaacaataatatgtatttatagGAAGTCTAATGTCCTGGGCCCAGCTGTTCAAAAAGTTTAATCTGAAATCCCATGTTTTGCTATCCAGGAACAGGTATTCCATGTTAGATGTTTTTCAAAGAAAATTGGATTGAATCACACTTATCCAGATACAAATGTTTCAATATTACCAAATCCTACATATAACAACGTAAACTATTAACTATGTAAAGAACCAGAGGTAGAATAGCCAGCATGGGGTCACcttaagtgtttttatttaaagagatAGAAAACATCTCCTtccattttctatttcttttcttcttttaaacagTCTGACCCACAACAAACTCATGGAAACAAACACATGTTTATCATTCACAAATACAGTGTCATATATTTAGCACATCTgtttcaaatcataacagaccaAATGTCCAATAGAAACCACCGGGAGCGTGGAACATAATACTGGCCTGTATTGTCCCCACAACATCTCCACCTCTGGCTGTCTGTCAGACTGACTGGCTGTTAGccggacgataaattgtcccagaaattattgcgattaacgataatattgtcgttccgaTACCactttcatctaatataatgataatggcataataatgcaggtacaccttttcaaagatcaatacacttttatttctaaagaatatttaacactggaactggaagacattttaaaaatccacgatatgtctttgatctcctttagtaCGTCGTCTTTCACGttgttgtacagttgtggaattgccgtttgtgacacgtatgttctcccaggTAATTCCTAC
This genomic window contains:
- the LOC144513212 gene encoding uncharacterized protein LOC144513212; the encoded protein is MNREKMICSILLLIILTSCVSGTFVVNVTQTSYQAEENHDITLEWTFTTNPPSSSNSLYIVCVLLNNLRPSVLFYLHEGVEAPEFQHEQRVNPLVSRMVFVLGGGQIAT